TAGACCTCCTGGCCGAGGTCGCGCGTTCCCACCAGCGCGGTGATCACCAGCATCGACAGTGCCAGCATGATGGTCTGGTTCAGCCCCAGCAGGATCTCGGGCAGCGCCAGCGGCAGCCGGATCCGGGTCAGCAATTGCCACCGCGTGCAGCCCGCGACCACGCCGGCCTCGATCAGGTCCGGGCTGACCGACCGGACCCCGTGCGCGGCATAGCGCACCGCCGGCACCAGCGCATAGAGCACGATGGCGATCATCGCGGTGAAATCGCCGATGCGGAACAGCATCACCACCGGGATCAGGTAGACGAAGCTGGGCAGGGTCTGCAGCGTGTCGATGATGACGCCGATCACGCGTCCGGCACGGGGGTTGGTGGCCGCCAGCACGCCGATGGGAACACCGATCGCCGTGGCGATCACCACCGAGGCGCCGCACAGGTAGACGGTGATCATCGCCTTTTCCCACATGCCGGTCACGACGATGAACCCGGCCATCGCGACCGTCATGACCGCCAGCCGCCAGCCGCCGAACCAGGCGCCCAGCAGCCCCAGCATGACGATGGCCCAGGGCCATGGAACACCCAGGAAGAACCGCTTGATCGGCAACAGGAAGTAGTTGAGAAAGAACAGCTTTACCGCCTCGAACGCATCGTAGTAATTGACGTTGAGATATTTCACCAGGCCGTCCCAGAACCCGCCCGTGGTCAGCCACAATGTCTCGGGATAGGTCTGGAAGAACGGGATCACGCGCCCCAGCAGGAAGGCCGCGATCATCACCCCGAGCACCGCCACCATGCGCCTGTGGCGGGCGATCCAGCCGCCTTGCGGAGCCACTGCGCCGGGATGAACCGTGGCCGCGCGGTCGGACATGGCCTGCGACAGCCGGTCCACGGCGATGGCGAGGATGACGATGGCGATGCCCGCCTCGAATCCGGCGCCGATATCCAGCCGCCGCAGCGACGATAGCACGTCGAACCCCAGCCCGCCCGCGCCGATCATCGACGCGATGATCACCATGTTCAGCGACAGCATGATCACCTGGTTGACCCCGACCATCAGCCCGTCGATCGCCGACGGCACCAGGATGCGCCATGTCATCTGGCGCCGGGTGCAGCCCGCCATCACGCCGAAATCCTTGATCTCGGAATCGACGCCTCTCAGCGCCAGCGTGGTGATCCGCACCATCGGCGGCATGGCATAGATGACCGTCGCCACCAGCGCCGCGACCGGGCCAAAGCCGAACATGAACAGGATCGGCACCAGGTAGGCAAAGATCGGGATCGTCTGCATCAGGTCCAGCAGGGGCGCCAGCATCCGGTCGAACAGCGGGTGACGATAGGCCAGAATGCCCAGCCACAGCCCGCCCGCGACCCCGATCGGCACCGCGATCAGCACCGAGGACAGCGTCACCATCGCGCTTTCCCACTGGCCGAACATGGCGAGGTAGAGAAACGACAGCCCGACCAGCAGTGCCAGCCCCCAGCTGCGCGCATATTGCCCCAGCGCCATGACGCCGGCGATGATGGCGATCCAGCTCAGCGGCGGCAGGATCTGTTTCGCGCGGCGCCCCACCCCATCGAGGAACCCGTCGGCCAGCAGCGCCCGCGCCAGATCATAGGGCTGTTCGATCAGCCAGGCGATGGCGCGCGTCACATCGGTAAAGGACACCGGGCCGATCCGCGCATCCTCGACCAGCCAGCTCATCGCCGCCGAGATCCAGTCCTTCAGCGGCACCACCCATGCGCCGGGATATTCCAGCGCCCAGGCCAGCGCCGGGTTGTCCGGCCAGCCCGCCGACAGCCGCGCCAGCGCCAGCGTGGCCAGCATCAGCCCCGCCGCCGCCCAGACCGGCCCGCGCATCAGAACTGGTCGCGCCGCCTGCATGTTCACCCGTCCAGGCCGGCCAGCACACGGATCACCGCCTGTGCATCGACGGCCCCCACCGGCGCACCGGTTTCGTCGACGACGCGCAGCGGCCCCTCCGCCCCGACCACCTGCGCGGCCACCTCGGCGATTGTCGCACCGGCGGCGATGCCGTCGCCCGCGCCGTCGGCACCGGCGACCATCACCGAGCGCACCGACATCACCTTGGCGCGCGGAACGTGACGGGTGAATTCGCCCACATAGTCCGAGGCCGGGTTCAGCACCAGTTCCTCGGGCGTGGCCACCTGTATGATCTCGCCGTCCTTCATGATCGCGATACGGTCGGCGAGCCGGATCGCCTCGTCGAAATCATGGGTGATGAACACGATGGTCTTGGTCAGCATGCCCTGCAGACGCAGGAATTCGCTCTGCATCTCGCGGCGGATCAGCGGATCGAGGGCTGAAAACGGTTCGTCGAGGAACCACAGCTCGGGTTCGTCCGCCAGCGACCGGGCGATCCCGACCCGTTGTTGCTGGCCGCCCGAGAGCTGACGCGGATAATAGCTTTCCCGCCCGGCCAGGCCCACCAGTTCGATCACCTCGCGGGCGCGGGCCTCGGCCCCGGCCCGGCGGCGGCCCTGGATGGTCAGCGGGAAGGCGACGTTCTGCAGCACGGTCAGATGCGGCAGCAGGGCGAAATGCTGGAACACCATGCCCATCTTGTGGCGGCGCACCTCGATCATCTCGGCCTCGCTCGCCTTGAGCAGATCGCGACCGTCGAGAAACAATTCGCCCGCCGTGGGTTCGATCAGCCGCGACAGGCAGCGCACCAGCGTCGATTTGCCCGAACCGGACAGGCCCATGATGACAAAGATCTCGCCTTCGCGGATCGACAGGTTGGCGCGGCGCACCGCCGGGATCAGCCCGGCCCGCCGAATCCGGTCCAGATCAGGGTCGGGGTTGTCGTTCAGGAAACCGTCCGCCTGCGCGCCGTAGAGCTTCCAGACATTCCTGCAAACCAGTTTTTCGGGTGCCGTCATCCGTCGCCTGCCAGGGAAATGGGAGGCCGGGGCACGATCATGCCCCGGCGCATGTCGGTGCGGTCCGCGTTACTGCCCGATCCAGGCTTTCCAGCGGTCCTCGTTGGCATCCATCCAGGCATCGACCACATCCTCGACCGACTTGCCGTCCAGATCGACATCGCCCACCATGGCGCTCATTTCCTCGTTGTTGAGCGTATAGGCCTGCACCGCGGCATAGGCGCCGGGCCATTTCTCTTCCATTCCGGCCCAGGCGGCCTTCCAGATCGGGCCGCGCGGCTTGCCGCAATCATAGGCCATGTCAGGGTTCACCCCGACCGCGGGATCGTCATAGCATTCCGCCGAATAGGGCGGGAATTCGACGAATTCGCCCTCGTATTTCGCCGATGCCCAATGCGGCACATAGATCCAGAGGATCACCGGCGCTTCGCGCTGATAGGCGCTCTCAAGCTCGGCGAACAGCGCCGCGTCGGTGCCCGCATGCACCACCTCGAAATCCAGGCCCAGCGCCTCGACCCGTTCCTCGTCGAACCCGCCCCAGGTCACCGGCCCGCCGACATAGCGCCCCTTGGGCGCGGTTTCGGCGGTGGCGAATTCGGAGGCGCAGGATTTCAGCGCCTCCCAGTCGGGCAGGCCCGGACAGCGCTCTTTCATATAGATCGGATACCACCATTCCTCGATCGCCTGCAGGCCGGTTTCGCCCGCATTGACCACGTTGCCCGAGGCCGTCGCCTCGTCCAGCGCCTCCTGCCCGGTGGTGGCCCAGATCTCCATCGCCAGCGTCAGGTCACCGGTCTTCAGCCCGGCGAACTGGGCGAGATAGTCGGCCTGCACATATTCGACATTGTACCCGGCCTCTTCGAGGACCGCGCCCATGATCTGGGTGTTGATCAGTTGCCCCGACCAGTCGTGCAGCGTCAGCTTGATCGGGTCTTGGCTTTCGGCCTCGGCCATCGCGGTGGTGGCAAGACCGCCCGCCATGGCGCAGGCAAGCGCAAGGTTCGTGATATTCTTCATTGTTCATCCCCCTGTGTGGATCGCGCGGGGTTCGTCCCGCATCAAGCGAAAGTTCAGCCAAAAAACCGCACAGGTCAACAAAACTTGTGGCTTTTGCTACATCTATTGCCAAACAATGTTGGATTTTGTGGGTTTTTTGGTATGCAATACGGGCAGATGCCACATCCGGAAGCACCGCGCATGACCGCCCCACCCCCCACGACCAGCCACCGCGAACAGGAAATCCTGCGCGAAATCCGGCTCTCGGGCGGGTCGTGCCGGGTCGGGTTCCTGGCCGAACGCCTGGGCGTTTCGGATGAAACCGTTCGGCGCAACATCCGGACGCTTCAGGAAAAATCGCTGGTCCGGAAGGTGCATGGCGGGGTGCTGCTGTCCGAGGGGCTGACGCTTAACGAACAGCCGTTCCAGACCCGGATGCGGCACAATGCCGAGGCCAAGCGCACCATCGCCGCGAAACTGGCCGAAATCATCCGCGACGGTGATTCGCTGTTTCTCGACATCGGCTCGACCACGGCCTACGCGGCGCAGGCGCTGGCGGGGCATCGCAACCTCTATATCGTGACCAATTCGCTGGCGGTGGCCGGCACGCTGGCCACGATCAACGGCAACCGCGTGTTCTTTGCCGGCGGCGAGCTTCGTCCGCATGACGGCGGGTCGTTCGGGCAGGATGCGATCCGCTTTCTGCACCGGTTCAACGTGCAATACGCGGTGTTTTCGGCCGGTGCCATCAACGGTGATATCGGTTTCATGCTGCATGACATCCAGGAGGCCGACCTGTCCCGCGAAGCGGCGCGCCGCGCGCAGACGCGCATCGTTCTGGCCGACAGCGACAAGTTCGGCCGCCGGGCGCCGATCGCGGTGTCGGACCAGTGCGAACTGGACCTGCTGATCACCGAGGCACCGCCGCCGCGCGCCATTGCCGACATGCTGGAGCGCAACGAAATCGCGCTGGTCCAGGCCGGTGGCGAAAACGGGAACGGAGCCTAGGCGATGCAGGACAGGCAGGAGGCTCTGCTCGAGTTCGTCGACCGCGCCGCCGAGGTGCCGCGCCGCTATTTCCGCGGCGGCGTGGATATCGCGCTGAAGGCCGATGAAACACCCGTCACCATCGCGGATCGCGAAACCGAAACCGTCCTGCGCGAGGCCATCGCCGCCCGGTTTCCCGGCGATGCCATCCTGGGCGAAGAATTCGGCGATACGGGCCGGGGCCGGGACGGCGGCAGCCGGTTCCGCTGGGTGATCGACCCCATCGACGGCACGCGGTCGTTCATCACGGGGATGCCGCTCTACGGGATGCTGGTCGGATTGCTCGAACGGGACCGGCCGGTCCTGGGCGCCATCGCCATGCCCGAACTGGGCGAGGTCTATTCCGGCGGCCCCGCCGGCGCGATGCTGAACGGGTCGCATCCGCTGCGCACGTCATCCGCCACCCGGCTCGCCGATGCCTTTGTCTATATCAACGAGGCGGACAAGATCATCCGCGACCGGCCACGGGTCTTTGACCGCCTGAACCGGGCCGGGCGGGACCGGCGGTTCAGCTGCGACTGTTATCCGCATGCGCTGGTCGCGGCGGGCCATGTCGACGCCTGCGTCGACTACCAGCTGCAACCCTATGACTATCTGCCGCTGGTGCCGGTGATCGAAGCCGCCGGCGGCGTGGTCACCGACTGGCAGGGGCGCCCGCCGGCGCTGGCCAGCGATGTCGCGGTGGTCAGCGCCGCCACCCCGGCATTGCACGCCGAACTCATTCGCCTGCTGAACGAAGGGTAACGCCATGGCCGATCATGCCGCGAAACATCTGATTATCGGCGGCGGCATCATCGGCTGTTCGATTGCCTATCACCTTGCCCGGCGCGGCGAACAGGGCGTGGTGCTGCTGGAGAAGGCGCAGCTGACCGAGGGCGCCACCTGGCATGCGGCCGGGCTCGTGGGGCAATTGCGGTCGTCGCGCAACACCACGCGGATGCTGCAACGTTCGGTTGCCATGTATGACCGGCTGGAGGCCGAGACCGGGCTGGCCTGCGACTGGAAACAGACCGGCAGCCTGCGCCTGGCGGCATCGCCCGAACGCATGCTGGAAAACCGGCGGCTGGCGACGATGGCCCGCAGCTTCGGGCTCGAGATGCGGCTGATCTCGCCGGACGAGGCGCAGGCGTTGTTTCCCTATATCTCGACCGACGGCCTGCAGGGCGCGGCCCATATTCCCAGCGACGGTCATGTGGATCCCGGCGGCCTGTGCCAGTCCATCGCGGCGGGCGCGCGGCTGCATGGGGCCGACCTGCGCCAGCGGGTCAAGGTGCTGGATTTCACCCTGCGCGGCGGGCGCATCACGCAGGTCCACACCAGCGAGGGCATTTGGGAGGCCGAGACCGTCACGCTTGCCGCCGGGATGTGGAGCCGGGAACTGGGGCGCAAGCTGGGCCTGCGCATCCCGGCCTGCGCGGTCGAACATCAATATGTCGTCACCGAACCGATCCCGGATTTCCCCGACGATCTGCCGACCCTGCGCGACCCCGACCGGCTGGTCTATTACAAACCCGATGCGGGCGGGCGGCTGGTGGTCGGCGGCTACGAGGACA
This is a stretch of genomic DNA from Pukyongiella litopenaei. It encodes these proteins:
- a CDS encoding inositol monophosphatase family protein, giving the protein MQDRQEALLEFVDRAAEVPRRYFRGGVDIALKADETPVTIADRETETVLREAIAARFPGDAILGEEFGDTGRGRDGGSRFRWVIDPIDGTRSFITGMPLYGMLVGLLERDRPVLGAIAMPELGEVYSGGPAGAMLNGSHPLRTSSATRLADAFVYINEADKIIRDRPRVFDRLNRAGRDRRFSCDCYPHALVAAGHVDACVDYQLQPYDYLPLVPVIEAAGGVVTDWQGRPPALASDVAVVSAATPALHAELIRLLNEG
- a CDS encoding quaternary amine ABC transporter ATP-binding protein, which produces MTAPEKLVCRNVWKLYGAQADGFLNDNPDPDLDRIRRAGLIPAVRRANLSIREGEIFVIMGLSGSGKSTLVRCLSRLIEPTAGELFLDGRDLLKASEAEMIEVRRHKMGMVFQHFALLPHLTVLQNVAFPLTIQGRRRAGAEARAREVIELVGLAGRESYYPRQLSGGQQQRVGIARSLADEPELWFLDEPFSALDPLIRREMQSEFLRLQGMLTKTIVFITHDFDEAIRLADRIAIMKDGEIIQVATPEELVLNPASDYVGEFTRHVPRAKVMSVRSVMVAGADGAGDGIAAGATIAEVAAQVVGAEGPLRVVDETGAPVGAVDAQAVIRVLAGLDG
- a CDS encoding ABC transporter substrate-binding protein → MKNITNLALACAMAGGLATTAMAEAESQDPIKLTLHDWSGQLINTQIMGAVLEEAGYNVEYVQADYLAQFAGLKTGDLTLAMEIWATTGQEALDEATASGNVVNAGETGLQAIEEWWYPIYMKERCPGLPDWEALKSCASEFATAETAPKGRYVGGPVTWGGFDEERVEALGLDFEVVHAGTDAALFAELESAYQREAPVILWIYVPHWASAKYEGEFVEFPPYSAECYDDPAVGVNPDMAYDCGKPRGPIWKAAWAGMEEKWPGAYAAVQAYTLNNEEMSAMVGDVDLDGKSVEDVVDAWMDANEDRWKAWIGQ
- a CDS encoding DeoR/GlpR family DNA-binding transcription regulator — encoded protein: MTAPPPTTSHREQEILREIRLSGGSCRVGFLAERLGVSDETVRRNIRTLQEKSLVRKVHGGVLLSEGLTLNEQPFQTRMRHNAEAKRTIAAKLAEIIRDGDSLFLDIGSTTAYAAQALAGHRNLYIVTNSLAVAGTLATINGNRVFFAGGELRPHDGGSFGQDAIRFLHRFNVQYAVFSAGAINGDIGFMLHDIQEADLSREAARRAQTRIVLADSDKFGRRAPIAVSDQCELDLLITEAPPPRAIADMLERNEIALVQAGGENGNGA
- a CDS encoding ABC transporter permease; protein product: MQAARPVLMRGPVWAAAGLMLATLALARLSAGWPDNPALAWALEYPGAWVVPLKDWISAAMSWLVEDARIGPVSFTDVTRAIAWLIEQPYDLARALLADGFLDGVGRRAKQILPPLSWIAIIAGVMALGQYARSWGLALLVGLSFLYLAMFGQWESAMVTLSSVLIAVPIGVAGGLWLGILAYRHPLFDRMLAPLLDLMQTIPIFAYLVPILFMFGFGPVAALVATVIYAMPPMVRITTLALRGVDSEIKDFGVMAGCTRRQMTWRILVPSAIDGLMVGVNQVIMLSLNMVIIASMIGAGGLGFDVLSSLRRLDIGAGFEAGIAIVILAIAVDRLSQAMSDRAATVHPGAVAPQGGWIARHRRMVAVLGVMIAAFLLGRVIPFFQTYPETLWLTTGGFWDGLVKYLNVNYYDAFEAVKLFFLNYFLLPIKRFFLGVPWPWAIVMLGLLGAWFGGWRLAVMTVAMAGFIVVTGMWEKAMITVYLCGASVVIATAIGVPIGVLAATNPRAGRVIGVIIDTLQTLPSFVYLIPVVMLFRIGDFTAMIAIVLYALVPAVRYAAHGVRSVSPDLIEAGVVAGCTRWQLLTRIRLPLALPEILLGLNQTIMLALSMLVITALVGTRDLGQEVYIALTKADTGRGLVAGLAIAFIAIIADRVISAGARNARIRFGLEEQTHG